Sequence from the Gigantopelta aegis isolate Gae_Host unplaced genomic scaffold, Gae_host_genome ctg2572_pilon_pilon, whole genome shotgun sequence genome:
TGTTTGTCAGTTGACGAAATATTTCGAATGTTACTAGCTCAAAAACAAGCTAGAGAACGAGAAAATGAAGAACGACAAGAGCCGGGGGTACGTCCTGTTATGATCCATCGTCTCTCTACTTCCCCATCTGGCGTGGTGCACTTCTCTTCTGCTGAACAAGATATCAGCAGACACATTAGAGAAGATACAAAATCCGGTCGACGGAGATCAAATGTGGAGATTTCTCCTTTAAAACCTGAAGCGGGGACTAGACAGATTAGACGACATTCTTATGATAATCCTCATGATGTACTAGATCGGCAATTTTCTGCTATGTACAATGACAACCAACCCTCTCTACCAGCTGCTGTCTCTTCTCAACAACCACGCATCAAAAGAAAAAGTCGTGACATGACAACTTCTATTTCTATTAAAGATCATGATAGCGATGATGAGGTTTTGGTTAGTCCTTTACAAAGAGTGGACCCCTTCAATATACACGATGGAAACATTCAACATCAGTTGTTAGGAGATACTAAAGGAATCACTGTCCCTGATCGTTTGGATATCCTTGTACCTAAAGGCAAAACCCGTTCCTCAATTCTTACAACTCAGTCAGCTTCTCAAATTACTCCACTTCAGACGTCTATATTTCCACTGTTTACTACACCACCCAGTTCACCATTAAGAATGGGTGGAGTTAAGAGTCCAAATGAACTGCTAACCTTTAAAGTGAGACTTAGTATatcttcattaataattatctatTACATATTTTGTTAGATTGAAGGTGATAAGGAAACAAGAATAGATGGAGGAGCCGAAGGTACTGTACTTTTACAAACTGTATTAGGTGAGAAAGAGACGGCCATAGTAGGCACTTATGGACATACTGAATTGATTACTGGCACTGATATTAATACTTACTTACATGAGCTAAGGtaagtatgtgttattatgaaatacaatatttatataactttaCAGATCTGAAAGTTTAACACAACAGTCTCCACCTGGTGGGGTACCTCCTCTTCCAGCAGCATCTGGTGAAGTTCCTCTAcctccacctcctcctcctGCTCCTTCTGGCAGAGCACCTCCTCACCTCTGCCTCCACCTGGTGGAGCACTTCCtcctccacctcctcctcctcctcctcctcctggCGGAGCAcctccacctcctcctcctcctcctcctcctcctcctggCGGAGTATTATCATCTCCACTATCCCCAGGTAGTAGTACATCAGTACAAGATCCACCAGAGAGACTTCGAAAACCATGGAAAGGTATTTTATACAAGTCCAATACACTATTATACTGTCCTTTGCACAGTACTCATTGGTCCTAATGATGATCCCAAGGATTCCGCCCAAAGGGGATATTTACGACAAGTGAAGGAGGAAATAGGAGATTTAGAATACACCAAGTTACGTCAAGACTGGTTGTCCTATCAAAAATGTACATTGATGTTGCTGTCTTTACAAGGAGAATTAAACTTGTATTGAGAGGAGACAGGTTAGGAAATTTATTGTATAGTCATTTATTATTGTACATCACAGGGAGTTCCTCAGAAAAACAAGCTAAAGTACTCCTTGATCCAGAAGATCAGCCTCTCTATTTAGACATCCTAGAAGGACGTGTCCCTGTATCTACTAAACTCACATCATCTGGTCCTCCACCTCCTGCACCTAAACCATCAACAGCACCCAAGAAAGCACAATTCGAAAGTAGTCAGCCTTCTCCTCCACCTCCACAAGTTCCATCTAGTGAGGGAGAGAGGGGTAAAGCAGTTCGGCCAAGTGACATTAAAAAGTGGGGAACGTTTGGAGAGACACACATAGAAGATGTAGAtgagcacaaaccacggcccaCTAGAGGTAAATTAATGGGACATATTGCTATGTTTGAGGGGCAGTAACAAGTCAAAAATGGATGAATATGAGCCAAAAGGTGATGGTAATAGGAGGAGGAGAGGGTGATCGACATGGTAAAGACAGTGATGAGGaagaagacagagagagagataaacgaaagaggaaaggaaaggacaAAAAGGCcgacagagagaagagagaaaaaggCTGgcaaagagaaagagaaaaaggcTGACAGAGAGGAGAAGAAGGCTGGTAGAGAGAAAAAGCAAAGATAAAGagacagcaaaaaaaaagagaggcaAAGAAACTGAGAAAGAGAagcaaaagaaagaagaaagaaaaaggaggAGAGAAGAAGAGACAAAGAAAAAGGCCGAACAAAAGGTTGATGCTATTTCTGACATTCTATCATTTGGCAACAAAATTCTTGAACCTAAAGATTCTTTTTCTCAAACTCTTGATGCATTGAATGATTTTTTAGACCCACAAGCACAGACTATAGGAGGAACAGCAGACATTGATGATCTGGACAGAATTATCACAAAACAAGAGACCTTGCTACACAATCACAAACAAGTGATCATAAACAGAAAAAGAAGATGCCATCTCATGAAATTCTTCCTCCACCAAATCACCATGAACACCTCCACTAGTACACCATGTACCATCTCCACCAGCACACCATGTACCACCTCCACCAGTACACCATGTACCACCTCCACCAGTCTACCAACAACCACCTCCACCAGTCTACCATCAGCCACATTTGTCTTCACCAGTCCATCATGTACCACCTCCACTGGTCCAGCATGTACTGCCTTCACCAGTCTACCATCAGCCATCTCTTCCATTTACACAGACAGTTCAACAGCAACCATTTCTTACCTCTCAACCTAGCCTGTATAATCAATCTTCAGCAATTCTTCAACAACCAATAGTTCAACCTATTACCCAACAACCTATGACATCCATGCAACCAATTGTACAACAACCAGTTGTTCAGGTACAACCAATTCCTCAACAACCTGTAGTGCAACCAACTCCACAGGTTCAGCAACAAGTACTGCAATCTGCTCTTCAGCAACCAGTACCACAACCTGTTCCCCAGCAACCAGTGGTACAACCAACTCCTCAGCAACCAATTGTGCAACTTACTCCTCAGCCTCAGGAACCAATACTGCAAGCTGCTCCTCAGCCTCACCAACCAGTACCACAACCTGCTCCCCAGCAACCAATAATGCAACCTACTCCACAGCCTCAGGAACCAATACTGCAACCTGCTCCTCAGCAACCAGTATTGCAACATGCTCCACAGCAAACAGTAGTACAACATGTTCCTTTACTGCAACCTACTCCTCAGTCTGTTGTCCAGCCACAACAGTTAACTACAACAACAGTCATTCCTTTAACTAAACCTCTGGAATTATCTCCCCctccatcaccaccaccagctTCACTGTTATTTTCTGATGACcctccaccatcaccaccacaacctTTCAATAGTCCTCCTCCACTACCATCCCCATCACCTGCACCTAATGAAGTTCCTCGTCCATTTAATGAagcacctccacctccacctggAGGAGCatcacctccacctc
This genomic interval carries:
- the LOC121391519 gene encoding extensin-like, which gives rise to MTSMQPIVQQPVVQVQPIPQQPVVQPTPQVQQQVLQSALQQPVPQPVPQQPVVQPTPQQPIVQLTPQPQEPILQAAPQPHQPVPQPAPQQPIMQPTPQPQEPILQPAPQQPVLQHAPQQTVVQHVPLLQPTPQSVVQPQQLTTTTVIPLTKPLELSPPPSPPPASLLFSDDPPPSPPQPFNSPPPLPSPSPAPNEVPRPFNEAPPPPPGGASPPPPPVEHLLLHHLHLHLAKHTSSSTTSTSTWRSTSPPPPPAEHLLHTSTSTWWSTSSSTTSTWGAPPSGGAPPPPPQSSSGPKLYLLLYILTK